In Spiroplasma chinense, the DNA window TATCCAAACATTTTAAAAGGTTTGGGTGGAATTCAAAATGTAGAAAAACTTGAAGACAAACAAATTAAAGTATTGTCTTCAAGTTTGGTTGATGAAAAATATCTAACTAAAATTGGTGTAAAAGCTAAAGTTGAAAAAGATATTGTAACTTTATCTGTTAAAGGCTTTAACTTAAACAACTTTTATAAGAGGTTAGATAAAGACTTAAAATAAAAGAGAACTTTTAAAAGTTCTCTTTTATTTTTCAAATTTTCTTTTATATGCAAATGAACCACCAGACAAAGTTCGAGCATTATAACCTTGCTCTCTTAAAAATAAGGCAGCTTCACCACTTCTATTTCCAGCATTACATACTGTCACGATGGGTCTTGTAAAATCAATCCCTAAATAGGTTCTATAATTGTTAAATAAATCTTTAAGTTCGATGTTTTTAGCATGTGGTACTTTATAAAGAGAATCAAATTCTTGTT includes these proteins:
- a CDS encoding rhodanese-like domain-containing protein codes for the protein MNISVEEFKEIEDDVLVIDVRTKQEFDSLYKVPHAKNIELKDLFNNYRTYLGIDFTRPIVTVCNAGNRSGEAALFLREQGYNARTLSGGSFAYKRKFEK